The following is a genomic window from Bacteroidales bacterium.
ATTCAGTCTGTCGGGCCTGAGATGAAAAAGTATTAATATTGTATAAGATCTTAACCAAATACTCAAAGAAAATGAAACTCTGTAATAACTTAATTCCGGCAGCTGCTTTTTTTCTGTTTGCCTTATCAGGATGCAGTAACAGCAGCAATAAAACTGAGCCGGTTCCTGATTCATCAGCTGTGAATAAGCAGGAATGGGCGATTGTGATACATGGCGGAGCAGGAGCCATGTCAAAGGATAAAATGACTCCTGAGATGGACAGTCTTTACAGAGCTTCGTTACAGCAGGCAATGGGAATAGGGAAACAGATTCTGATTAATGGTGGAACATCACTTGATGCGGTAGAGAAGACTATTAATTTCCTTGAAAATGATCCTCTTTTCAATGCCGGCAAAGGGGCTGTATTTACTCATGATGGTAAAAATGAGCTTGATGCATCGATTATGGATGGATCAAATCTGGCAGCAGGCTCTGTTGCAGGGGTTACTGACATAAAGAACCCGATCACCGCAGCCAGATATGTAATGACATACTCTGAACATGTAATGCTTACAGGTGCGGGTGCGTCTCAGTTTGCAAAAGAGCAGGGACTTGAAATTGTCCCCCCTGAATATTTTAAAACTGAAGCGCGATATAAGGAACTTCTTGAGATTTTAAAGAGGGAGAAGAATGGAACTGTCGGTTGTTGTGCTCTTGATAAAAGCGGAAATCTTGCTGCCGGTACTTCAACCGGGGGGATGTCGAACAAGAGATATAACAGGGTGGGTGACGCCCCGATCATCGGTGCAGGTACCTATGCCAACAATGCTACCTGTGCAGTATCGGCAACCGGTCACGGTGAGTATTTTATCCGGTGGACAGTCGCACACGATATATCAGCTCTGATGGAGTATAAAGGATTGTCTCTCAAAGAGGCCTCAGAACTTGTTGTAAATGACAAGCTTGTGAAAGCAGGAGGGAGCGGAGGAGTGATTTGTGTTGATAAGAAAGGTAATATATCAATGCCTTTTAACTCAGAAGGGATGTTCAGGGGATTTGCCACAGCAGATGGAAAAGCAGGAGTGTTTATCTATAAGGAAGAATAAAAACCATTAACCACAAAGAACACTAAGGAAATACACAAAGGTCGCAAAGAGTTTAAAAACAATGCTTTCCTTTGTGTACTTTGAGAATCCTTTGTGTCCTTTGTGGTTAAAAAGATCTTTTTAAGTTTGTTCTTTTCTTAATTAAGCCTTACAGTTCCGTAAGAAGCTAAGACCTTAACATTTGCTGAGGCTCCCTCTTTTCCAACAGTGCCTGATACCTCATTTGAGTTATTCTCAATGATCCGTCTCTGGGCACTGAAATTATCCTCATTGTATCTTAGTCCGCCGTATGAAACCCTGGCATCAAGATTATAGTTAGCGTTTTCTTCAATGCCGAGTCTTACTCCCATATAATGAGTTTCCACATCCAGGGATTCGAATCCTGCAGGTATGCGATCGATTGAGAACGATCCGTAGGAGCCTTCATACTCAAGTTTCTTTGTCAGAGTACCTATATTTACTTCAGTATAACCATTTTCAAGTACAAGATTATTGATTGATTCAATTCTCAGGTTATCATATTTTGTTACACCAACAACACTGCTGGTTTCTCCGATAACGAGTTTTGAATATTTGCTGTCAAGAAGAAGAGCCTGGCTTTTATCAATGTTTGTGGTTCCGCAATATCTCAAATTTACATCAAGCCATCCGGTTTCTTCTATTGAGCCTTTTCCGTATGCAAGTACAAGTCTGCTGAGCGGTTTTACATTCCCCCTGGTAAGCTTTCCTGCTGTGATATCTCCGTATTTTATATCAAGGTTCAATAGTCCGGTGAGCTCATCTATATCTGTATTTCCGTATCTGTTCGACAGCGTCAGAGCTGTGTTAACAGGCATTTTAACAGTATAGTCGATGCTGAATCTTCTTGAACTGCTTCCCCATCCTGAGAAATTAAATTTGTCATCTATCACTGTCTTTGCCGATACGAGGGCGTCACTCTCATCAAACTGTACATCTATATAGGATATAAGTTTTTCTGCTTTCTCCCTGCTTGGCATTTCAACAGTTACTTTGACATCTATAACTATCTGGTTCTTATCCCAGCTTGTTATAAGTACATCACCATATTTGTTGTTTATCTGAAGTGTTGTATTGACCCCTGGTGTGAATTCCTTGTGGAATTCTTTTGTAACTTCATCCTGAGCTGTTAATGTGAATGATAGTAACAGCAGCGGAATAAAGAGGAGTCCTCCTGGTTTATAAGCTGACTTTTTCATTTTCTGTCTTGTTTTCGTTTCCATTCTTTACTGTCCTGAGCTGATTTAATATGTAGTTCATTACTTCAATCTTTGTCTGATAGTGTTCTATCATTGCATTTATAATCCTCTCATCATTAGGATTTGCCTTAAGTTCTTTCTGCAGTGAGACATAAACAGAATCCATGCTTTTCATTTCCTGTACCAGCAATGATTTTTGTTCGGGATTATTTTTGAAATCAAGGTTTACAATTTCACCTTCCATCATATTGACCTGATGTATATAGTAGCTTTCAACTTCTTTATACTGAGGTGAAACCTGACCAAGAGTCATCCTGCTGCTTCCCGGCCGTATAAAGTGATCCCATGTCCAGAGCGAAGAGAGTGTAACCAGAAGTGTTACAACTGCTGCTCTTAGGAGGTAAGGTACTATACTCCTCTTTGGTGCATTTTTCTGGGCTCTTATTTCCAGTTTCATGCTGAATCTTTCGAAGTGACCATCTGATGGTTCTGAACCATCGAAATAGTTCTTGTTTCCCCTGATTATGTCTTCTATAGTTTTCATGCCTGATAGATTTTCATTTTTTTTGTTTCAATTCTGCGATGAGTTTTTGTTTGGCTCTTGAGAGCTGCGATCGTGATGTGCTGCTGTTAATTGAAAGGATCTCAGCAATTTCATCGTGATCATAACCTTCAAGAAGGTAGAGTGAAAGTATTACTCTGTAACCATCGGGCAGACGTTCTATTGCTTCCTTAACCTCTTCAACCCGTAAATCTACCTCTTCATTTCTGGCCGTTTCATCGCCACTTTCATCTCTTATTCCGATATGAGATTCAATATCTTCAAAGACCGCTTTGCGTTTATTCAGGGCATCAAGTGAACGGTTTACCACTATTTTCTTCAGCCAGGCTCCGAAACTTACTGTTCCTGAATATGTATCAATCTTTTCAAAGGCCGACAGGAACGACTCCTGCATTATGTCTTCGGCTTCCATCGTGTCATTTACAATTCTCAGACTGGTGTTATACATTGCTTTATAGTACAACTTGTAGATCTGAAACTGTGCTTTCTGGTCGCCGGTTTTGCACCCGTCCAAAAGATCCTGGTGCAGGTTTCTGAATGCAGCTTCTACATTTGACATCTTTATATAAAGACTAGGTTTTATATGTGTTGCTGCACCCACTTTTCTATCAATTTTCTAATCAATAGACGTGGTATATTTTTAAATGCTGCACTCACATACAAAAAAAAACAAGAAAAATCAGAATAAATTAATGATCATTCCCTGGGTAACCTGCCCGCTGGCGTAATCCAGCTCTGAGCCAAATAAGCTATGCGGGATGGAAAAAATCAGGAGAAGTACGAATGCAGCCAAAGCTACATAGAGTGGTTTCTCTTCTTTTCTGTTCATGTATACAGCGAGAATCCAGAATAGAAGAGCAATAAGGGTTTTATTATCAGTCAGATCCCATCCGAATGGGATTCCGGTCCATAACTCGCCAAAAGCGTAGTATTGTACTATTGGACCAAGTATCATACCCCCGGCAATAAAGAGGGCCAGAGTCCAGATTGAATAAATCTTATATTGAGGAAATTTAGTCACAGCCATAAGTCCGGCAAGTGTTGAAAACAACATTGCTATAAACATAAATAGAATGTGGGGAATAAGAATAAAAGCGGGTACCCCACCCTTGAATCTTATAACAATAGGCTCTTCTTTAAAAAAAGTATTTGTCCCTTTTGAATCGGTGATCTCAAAATAATACTGAAGTTTTCCTGCTGCCGGTTGTTGCGGAACCTCTGCAAAAAGACACTCTTTTCCGGTATCTGCTCTGTATATGAAATCTGCTGCCTGATACTCTTCATCCGATTTAAACCGTTTGAAATATAATTTTGCCTTAATTGAAGGATTATTAACATTTAACTTTACCTCTGATCTTTCATCATGACTCAGACTCCTCACAAGCTTAAGCTTATAGACAATCCCGTCAAGTGACACTTCCATTCTTTTCGGGTATGTGGGTCCGGTCATTTTCTGATAAACAGCTGCACTGCAAGTAATTATAATTGCCAGTGACCACAATATTGCTTTTTTCATATAGATATATTTAAACTGTCTTCTAATTTATAATGTTTGCAATTTACTTCCGTCTCCGGTCTCCGGTCTTCGGTCTTCCGTCTTAAAGTTGTATCAGCAACACCTCTTTCTTCCCATTACGCAAAACTTCAACACTTATTGTCTGACCATGTTTAAGCTGACCCATCCTGAACATGTAATCCTGGATATTATTAACGGGTTTTGCGTTTATGGCGGTTATAATATCTCCTTTTTTCATGCCTCCTAGAGCGGCAGGCTTTCCGGGTGTTACAAAATCAGCTCTGAGTCCGTTTTTAATTGCGCCTGCAAAATCAGGCATAATTCCAAGAGTTACACCTTTTCTTCTTGCAGTTCTTGTGACTTCTGCTTTCGGACCTGATTCCATGAATTGTAATCGGGAATCAGATGAAGCCAGTTCTTGCGCCATACTGAAAATAAGAGAAGATATTTTAACCATACCTTCATAGTTAATCTTATCATATGTATCTGCCGGGGTATGATAATCCAGATGAGCACCAGTAGAATAGAAGAGCACCGGGATGTTTTTTCCGTAAAATGATGAATGATCTGATGGTCCGTATCCCTCTGGTGATAATACAAGTTTTATAACTGAAGTGTCGCTCTTTGTATAAATGAGTTCCTTTAATCCGCTGGCAGTGCCAACGCCTGCAACCTGCAGACTGTTTGTCTCATTTAGTCTTCCAACCATATCGAGATTTAGCATGGCATTGATTTTTGAGATGTCGACACCCGGCTCCTCAACAAAGTGCTTGGACCCGAGTAAACCCAACTCTTCACCTGTGAAAGCAACACAGATTATACTTCTTTTATGGCTCCCTTTTGTGAGTGCAAATTTCTCAGCAAGTTCAAGCATCATGGCTATACCTGAAGCATTATCGTCAGCTCCGTGGTGAACACCTACTGTATCAACAGCCCTGCTCGATGAGCCAGGACCACCCATTCCAAGATGGTCAAAGTGGGCCCCGAATACAATATACTCATTTTTGAGCTGCTCGTCTTCACCCTGAAGGACCATCATGACGTTTCTGGTACTTGATGTTTCTTTTATGATCTCTGCTTCTGCTGCAATTTCTGAGCCGGTTTTAAAAGAGGCTGGCTTTCTGGAATTGTTGAGCTTCTTCTCAAGCGTTTCAATAGTATTTCCTGATTTTGAAACAA
Proteins encoded in this region:
- a CDS encoding isoaspartyl peptidase/L-asparaginase, which gives rise to MKLCNNLIPAAAFFLFALSGCSNSSNKTEPVPDSSAVNKQEWAIVIHGGAGAMSKDKMTPEMDSLYRASLQQAMGIGKQILINGGTSLDAVEKTINFLENDPLFNAGKGAVFTHDGKNELDASIMDGSNLAAGSVAGVTDIKNPITAARYVMTYSEHVMLTGAGASQFAKEQGLEIVPPEYFKTEARYKELLEILKREKNGTVGCCALDKSGNLAAGTSTGGMSNKRYNRVGDAPIIGAGTYANNATCAVSATGHGEYFIRWTVAHDISALMEYKGLSLKEASELVVNDKLVKAGGSGGVICVDKKGNISMPFNSEGMFRGFATADGKAGVFIYKEE
- a CDS encoding M20/M25/M40 family metallo-hydrolase, with translation MQIRKNISGRRLVPALIVLALAAFACNRAKNPEVTVEELQSQIKYLSSDSLKGRMTGSAGDSLAAEFIRSELGSYGFKPLTGDGLQRFKVTKRVLAGKENALSGGGRDFRLEDDFTPMAFSSNGSLNAEVVFAGYGFNINGDSLKWNDYQNIDVKGKWVLILRADPETDDNNSPFIPFSADRDKALVAKDMGAAGVLLVSGLVYDAEDKFEALNTEGFSVDIPVLRIKRPVADFIVSKSGNTIETLEKKLNNSRKPASFKTGSEIAAEAEIIKETSSTRNVMMVLQGEDEQLKNEYIVFGAHFDHLGMGGPGSSSRAVDTVGVHHGADDNASGIAMMLELAEKFALTKGSHKRSIICVAFTGEELGLLGSKHFVEEPGVDISKINAMLNLDMVGRLNETNSLQVAGVGTASGLKELIYTKSDTSVIKLVLSPEGYGPSDHSSFYGKNIPVLFYSTGAHLDYHTPADTYDKINYEGMVKISSLIFSMAQELASSDSRLQFMESGPKAEVTRTARRKGVTLGIMPDFAGAIKNGLRADFVTPGKPAALGGMKKGDIITAINAKPVNNIQDYMFRMGQLKHGQTISVEVLRNGKKEVLLIQL
- a CDS encoding sigma-70 family RNA polymerase sigma factor — its product is MSNVEAAFRNLHQDLLDGCKTGDQKAQFQIYKLYYKAMYNTSLRIVNDTMEAEDIMQESFLSAFEKIDTYSGTVSFGAWLKKIVVNRSLDALNKRKAVFEDIESHIGIRDESGDETARNEEVDLRVEEVKEAIERLPDGYRVILSLYLLEGYDHDEIAEILSINSSTSRSQLSRAKQKLIAELKQKK